In Zalophus californianus isolate mZalCal1 chromosome 4, mZalCal1.pri.v2, whole genome shotgun sequence, the following proteins share a genomic window:
- the LOC113908040 gene encoding phosphatase and actin regulator 4 isoform X11, producing MVMDSVEAGDTTPPTKRKSKFSGFGKIFKPWKWRKKKSSDKFKETSEVLERKISMRKPREELVKRGVLLEDSEQGGEDPGKLSHAMLKNGHTTPIGSTRSSSPEQAEEESGRIASLSNPVPEEDPKKRLGSTGSQPNSEAESVPENAPRQPLLPPKRPLSSSHEANEGQAKAAASSGSTAWPISSAPAAAPTTAPAAAPAAVNPAKTVGSSVPPSPAPRTLPTALAGANTTAAPSLTPAVPAKQPPVPPPKPAHRNSNPVIAELSQAINSSTLSKPSPPLPPKRGIPSTLVPASESAAATTTKAPSDQRERNTCSVGSEPLLMIPPPSPSPPLPTHIPPEPPRSPPFLAKTFQVVPEKEFPPSLNLPQEVSQQEDQKKEVPRRMLDHSFGEPHVPCRLPPLPLHIRIQQALTSPLPMTPPLEGSHRAHSLLFEYSDNFSEDSSTLGRTRSLPITIEMLKVPDDEEEEEQSHPSAFIEDAASTSVVPKLPQCLQEEEEEKESDSDSEGPIQYRDEEDEDESHHSALANKVKRKDTLAMKLNHRPSEPELNMNSWPRKSKEEWNEIRHQIGNTLIRRLSQRPTPEELEQRNILQPKNEADRQAEKREIKRRLTRKLSQRPTVAELLARKILRFNEYVEVTDAQDYDRRADKPWTKLTPADKAAIRKELNEFKSSEMEVHEESKRFTRYHRP from the exons ATGGTCATGGACAGTGTGGAAGCAGGAGACACAACGCCTCCCACCAAAAGGAAGAGCAAGTTCTCAGGCTTTGGCAAGATCTTCAAGCCCTGGAAATggcggaaaaaaaaaagtagtgataaattCAAAGAGACATCAGAAG TTTTAGAGCGAAAAATATCTATGCGAAAACCAAGGGAAGAGTTGGTTAAAAGAGGGGTTCTGTTGGAAGACTCTGAGCAGG GTGGTGAGGATCCAGGGAAGTTGAGCCATGCCATGTTAAAAAATGGCCATACCACTCCCATAGGGAGTACCAGATCTTCTAGTCCAGAGCAAGCAGAAGAAGAGTCAGGAAGAATAGCAAGTCTTAGCAATCCTGTTCCAGAAGAGGACCCAAAGAAGCGACTAG GCTCAACTGGAAGCCAGCCTAATTCCGAAGCAGAGTCCGTTCCTGAGAACGCACCCAGACAGCCTTTGCTTCCCCCTAAAAGACCCTTGTCCTCTTCTCACGAAGCAAATGAAGGGCAAGCAAAGGCTGCCGCTTCCTCTGGCAGCACGGCATGGCCCATCTCCTCGGCCCCCGCTGCCGCCCCCACCACAGCACCCGCTGCCGCCCCTGCTGCTGTGAACCCAGCAAAGACTGTTGGTTCCTCCGTCCCCCCGTCCCCCGCACCCAGGACTCTGCCCACCGCTCTGGCTGGCGCAAACACTACCGCTGCCCCAAGCCTCACTCCCGCGGTCCCTGCCAAGCAGccgcctgtccctccccctaaaCCAGCTCACAGAAATAGCAACCCTGTCATTG CTGAACTGTCCCAAGCAATAAACAGCAGTACATTATCAAAACCGTCCCCACCCTTACCACCTAAGAGAGGCATTCCATCAACCTTGGTACCCGCCTCGGAGTCTGCCGCTGCCACCACCACAAAAGCACCGAGTGAtcagagagaaaggaacacaTGCTCTGTGGGCTCTGAACCACTGTTAATGatcccacctccctctccatcccccccaCTGCCTACTCATATACCTCCTGAACCCCCGCGGTCCCCTCCATTCCTTGCTAAGACTTTTCAAGTTGTGCCAGAAAAGGAGTTCCCACCTTCCTTAAACCTGCCCCAGGAGGTATCCCAGCAGGAAGATCAGAAAAAGGAAGTACCCAGGAGGATGTTGGACCACAGCTTTGGGGAGCCGCATGTACCCTGTAGGCTGCCTCCACTCCCACTGCATATCCGAATCCAGCAGGCCCTGACCAGCCCACTTCCCATGACTCCTCCCTTGGAGGGCTCTCATAGAGCTCATTCCTTGCTTTTTGAGTACAGTGACAACTTTTCTGAGGACAGCAGCACCCTGGGTCGGACCAGGTCACTTCCCATCACTATTGAAATGCTGAAAGT TCCAGACgatgaagaagaagaggaacAAAGCCACCCATCTGCATTCATTGAAGATGCGGCATCTACCTCAGTTGTTCCTAAACTACCACAGTGtctgcaggaggaagaggaagagaaggagagtgaCTCTGATTCAGAAGGTCCCATTCAATACCGAGATGAAGAGGATGAAGATGAGAGCCATCATA GTGCTCTGGCCAACAAAGTGAAGAGGAAGGACACACTGGCAATGAAGTTGAACCACAGACCCAGTGAACCAGAGTTGAACATGAATTCTTGGCCTCGGAAAAGCAAAGAGGAATGGAATGAAATACGGCACCAGATTGGGAACACACTGATCCG ACGGCTGAGTCAAAGACCGACACCGGAAGAACTAGAACAGCGAAATATACTACAAC CTAAAAATGAAGCTGATCGGCAAGCAGAAAAACGAGAGATTAAACGTCGGCTCACTAGAAAG CTCAGTCAAAGGCCGACTGTGGCTGAACTACTTGCCAGGAAGATCCTGAGGTTTAATGAATACGTGGAAGTAACAGATGCTCAAGATTATGACCGGCGAGCCGACAAACCTTGGACCAAACTGACCCCTGCTGACAAG GCTGCCataagaaaagaattaaatgaatttaaaagctCAGAGATGGAGGTTCATGAAGAGAGCAAACGTTTTACACG CTACCATCGTCCATGA